In Myotis daubentonii chromosome 16, mMyoDau2.1, whole genome shotgun sequence, one DNA window encodes the following:
- the BORCS6 gene encoding BLOC-1-related complex subunit 6: MEASHGRPGPESDLLTLGRQRAAVFGGGPGRAPSEPPSGFRVSREEEAENVGGSSRHARASPKTSSCGVVHWPGPEAPENELGRTVMLCGPGSHPGAPDPEHHPHGSSIRQDPEPPEDKPVSETIGRRGGPGGGGMDVEPEEEDDEGAAGRAGRSFSSRLQDSRSLDGLSGACGGGPGSPAAAESGAGGGRRATISSPLELEGTVSRQGDLTHFVANNLQLKIRLSSTSQPPPPAPAPPCSAPSSTPAIPPIDPDVLRDLERLSRELGGRVDRLLRGLGGAVQELTALSVGCIQTYRDAVDSLGEAVDMSIKGMYTLLARCEELERALQPVQGLARQVRDIRRTLEVLEALCK, from the coding sequence ATGGAGGCGTCCCACGGGCGGCCTGGGCCCGAGTCAGACCTTCTGACTTTGGGGAGACAGCGAGCCGCGGTCTTCGGCGGCGGGCCGGGCCGAGCGCCTTCTGAACCGCCCTCAGGCTTCCGGGTGTCGCGAGAGGAAGAAGCCGAGAACGTTGGAGGCTCGAGCCGCCACGCCAGGGCGTCCCCTAAGACTTCGAGCTGCGGCGTCGTCCACTGGCCGGGACCCGAGGCTCCGGAGAACGAGCTCGGCCGCACAGTGATGCTGTGTGGACCCGGGAGCCACCCGGGAGCGCCGGATCCCGAGCACCACCCGCACGGGTCTTCCATCCGCCAGGACCCCGAGCCGCCCGAGGACAAGCCTGTGTCCGAAACGATCGGCCGTCGAGGAGGCCCGGGAGGCGGCGGGATGGATGTTGAGCCGGAGGAGGAAGACGACGAGGGGGCGGCCGGCCGGGCTGGCAGATCGTTCTCCAGCCGACTCCAGGACAGCCGCAGCCTGGACGGGCTGAGCGGGGCGTGCGGCGGCGGCCCTGGGTCCCCAGCGGCTGCGGAGTCCGGCGCGGGTGGCGGGCGTCGCGCCACCATCTCCAGCCCCCTGGAGCTGGAGGGCACGGTGAGCCGCCAGGGCGACCTCACCCATTTTGTCGCCAACAACTTGCAACTCAAGATCCGTCTGAGCAGCACCTCtcaacccccgccccctgcccctgcgCCGCCCTGTTCAGCGCCCTCGTCCACCCCGGCCATCCCCCCCATCGACCCGGACGTGCTGCGGGACCTGGAGCGGCTGAGTCGGGAGCTGGGCGGCAGGGTGGACCGTCTGCTTCGCGGGCTGGGTGGCGCGGTGCAGGAGCTGACAGCCCTGAGCGTGGGCTGCATCCAGACCTACCGCGACGCCGTGGACTCCCTAGGCGAAGCCGTGGACATGAGCATCAAGGGGATGTACACCCTGCTGGCGCGCTGCGAGGAGCTGGAGAGGGCTCTGCAGCCGGTGCAGGGGCTGGCGCGCCAGGTCCGGGATATCCGACGCACCCTGGAAGTGTTGGAGGCTCTGTGCAAGTGA
- the TMEM107 gene encoding transmembrane protein 107 isoform X2: protein MGRISGLVPSRFLTLLAHLVVVITLFWSRDSNIQACLPLTFTPEEYRKQDMQLVAALAVTLGLFAVELAGFFSGVSMFNNTQSLISIGAHCSASVALSFFIFERWECTMYWYIFVFCRLTR from the exons ATGGGCCGGATCTCGGGGCTTGTGCCCTCTCGTTTCCTGACGCTCCTGGCGCACCTGGTGGTCGTCATCACCTTATTCTGGTCCCGG GACAGCAACATCCAGGCCTGCCTGCCTCTCACGTTCACCCCCGAAGAGTACAGGAAGCAGGACATGCA gcTGGTGGCAGCGCTCGCTGTTACCCTGGGCCTCTTCGCAGTGGAGCTGGCCGGTTTCTTCTCAGGAGTTTCCATGTTCAACAACACCCAGAGCCTCATCT CCATCGGGGCTCACTGTAGTGCATCTGTGGCCCTCTCCTTCTTCATATTTGAGCGCTGGGAGTGCACCATGTACTGGTACATTTTCGTCTTCTGCAG
- the TMEM107 gene encoding transmembrane protein 107 isoform X1 produces MGRISGLVPSRFLTLLAHLVVVITLFWSRDSNIQACLPLTFTPEEYRKQDMQLVAALAVTLGLFAVELAGFFSGVSMFNNTQSLISIGAHCSASVALSFFIFERWECTMYWYIFVFCSALPAVTETALFISVFGLKKKPF; encoded by the exons ATGGGCCGGATCTCGGGGCTTGTGCCCTCTCGTTTCCTGACGCTCCTGGCGCACCTGGTGGTCGTCATCACCTTATTCTGGTCCCGG GACAGCAACATCCAGGCCTGCCTGCCTCTCACGTTCACCCCCGAAGAGTACAGGAAGCAGGACATGCA gcTGGTGGCAGCGCTCGCTGTTACCCTGGGCCTCTTCGCAGTGGAGCTGGCCGGTTTCTTCTCAGGAGTTTCCATGTTCAACAACACCCAGAGCCTCATCT CCATCGGGGCTCACTGTAGTGCATCTGTGGCCCTCTCCTTCTTCATATTTGAGCGCTGGGAGTGCACCATGTACTGGTACATTTTCGTCTTCTGCAG TGCCCTCCCGGCTGTCACTGAAACGGCATTATTCATCAGCGTCTTTGGGCTGAAAAAGAAACCGTTCTGA